A window of Synergistes jonesii contains these coding sequences:
- a CDS encoding phage portal protein — MSLLTRFKKALSALREEPRDPIERWLMGLPMFKTLSQAGVEIGESDAVKIMAVYACIRVIASEIAATPVQFLRNTPTGKERVPGRLASLLRYEPNPEMTASDFKRTMTLNLELWGNAYAEIVRNRSGEITSIWPIPAWRVTKKRDEKKDLYYSVMVEGGTAATLKDSQMLHLRAMGSGVVGMSFVALARDALGLALAAEVYGSNFFKNGAMASGIATYPRALSQEALDNFKTSFRESYEGLTNAQRIMFLEEGLTFQQLTIPNDAAQFLETRTYQMLEVCRFFGVPPHKIAILDHATFSNIEHQSMEFDQQCIQPRIIQWEEELRRVLLTKAEKESGYFFKFNLNSRWRVALATKTAYYTSMRQNGILNANEIRELEDMNPIPAEDGGDDYLINGNMIPITAAGRQDAPGQKGGGE, encoded by the coding sequence GTGAGTTTATTGACGAGGTTTAAAAAGGCGCTGTCCGCGCTGAGAGAGGAGCCGAGGGACCCGATAGAGCGTTGGCTCATGGGGCTGCCGATGTTCAAGACGCTTTCGCAGGCGGGGGTAGAGATTGGGGAGTCCGACGCGGTGAAGATAATGGCCGTATATGCCTGTATCCGCGTGATCGCTTCGGAGATAGCGGCTACGCCGGTCCAGTTCCTGCGCAACACGCCTACCGGGAAGGAGCGTGTCCCTGGGAGGCTCGCTTCGCTTCTGCGCTACGAGCCGAATCCGGAGATGACGGCTTCGGATTTCAAGAGGACGATGACGCTCAATCTGGAGCTGTGGGGAAACGCCTACGCCGAGATAGTGAGGAACAGGAGCGGGGAGATAACCAGCATCTGGCCGATTCCCGCGTGGCGCGTGACGAAGAAGCGCGACGAAAAGAAAGACCTCTATTATTCGGTCATGGTCGAGGGCGGAACGGCTGCGACGCTGAAGGACTCACAGATGTTGCATCTGCGGGCGATGGGCTCGGGCGTCGTCGGCATGAGCTTCGTAGCACTGGCGCGCGACGCGCTGGGGTTGGCTCTCGCCGCCGAGGTCTACGGCTCCAATTTCTTCAAGAACGGTGCTATGGCCTCCGGCATCGCCACTTATCCGAGGGCTTTGAGCCAGGAGGCGCTCGATAATTTCAAGACGTCGTTCCGCGAGAGCTATGAGGGACTGACGAACGCGCAGCGCATCATGTTCCTTGAGGAAGGCTTAACGTTCCAGCAACTGACGATCCCGAACGACGCGGCGCAGTTCTTGGAAACACGGACGTATCAGATGTTGGAGGTCTGCCGCTTTTTCGGCGTACCGCCGCACAAGATAGCGATACTCGACCACGCGACGTTCAGCAATATCGAACATCAGAGCATGGAGTTCGACCAGCAGTGCATCCAGCCGCGAATCATCCAATGGGAGGAAGAGCTGCGGCGCGTGTTGCTGACGAAGGCGGAAAAAGAGTCGGGATATTTTTTCAAATTCAATCTCAATTCGCGCTGGCGCGTGGCCCTCGCCACCAAAACGGCCTATTACACCAGCATGCGGCAGAACGGGATTCTCAACGCCAACGAGATCCGCGAGCTCGAGGATATGAACCCGATACCCGCGGAAGACGGCGGCGACGATTATCTTATCAACGGCAACATGATCCCGATCACGGCGGCCGGACGACAGGACGCCCCTGGTCAGAAAGGAGGAGGCGAATGA
- a CDS encoding HK97 gp10 family phage protein yields MRVDVTASSAAIRKALGDISIYDAKSRLGLERAINKAVKRMAYRTRARVPRRRGVLRRSIFMSFSRVRCSGEFGAKKPHAHLVERGTRGHWIKPNKKKALKIVDQHVRRFVRRAVYIPAIPARPFVEPAYKAEEPKLIDEIAKVMKEAR; encoded by the coding sequence ATGCGGGTTGACGTTACGGCGTCAAGCGCCGCTATACGCAAAGCGCTCGGGGATATAAGTATCTATGACGCTAAGTCGCGGCTCGGGCTGGAAAGGGCGATAAATAAAGCGGTAAAGCGCATGGCTTATCGCACGCGGGCAAGGGTGCCGCGCCGGCGCGGAGTTTTGCGGAGGTCTATTTTCATGTCGTTCAGCCGCGTAAGGTGCAGCGGCGAATTCGGTGCAAAAAAACCGCATGCGCATCTCGTCGAACGGGGAACACGCGGGCACTGGATAAAGCCGAATAAAAAGAAGGCGCTGAAAATCGTCGACCAGCACGTTCGGCGCTTTGTCCGCCGCGCCGTCTATATCCCTGCGATTCCCGCCAGACCTTTTGTAGAGCCGGCGTATAAGGCGGAGGAGCCGAAGCTGATAGACGAAATAGCGAAGGTCATGAAGGAGGCGCGTTAA
- a CDS encoding phage major capsid protein: MDKVEKLRDIVAKMKEVNAAGNVDQAKWDELQKEAAQLKADIAAEEERRRSLEELDGFVNEAPEPASGRPGVKAPLTPKDKNERPFNTLGEQLQAVARLSGREDVNYPVDQAENRMKAVNAAAGVSTTLSGEVGFLIQTDFATTLRESAVEEGQLSSRVDRQPIGPNSDSFEYMEAKDKDRSKGPWGGAFAVFRKGEAEEMTGGKTAAMEPRDVRLEDMYGLLYVTNRSLRDATALTALIQRGYRANFAFKLDAEIYEGTGAGQCLGFMNSPALVTVAKESGQAADTIVKENILKMFYSMPARYVQRAVWLVSQVGVQEALPLLMLGDVPIYIPPTGLSGGLYGTLLGRPIIPCERCPQIGDKGDIIFADLSQYLLIEKGATEIETSIHVKFVTDETAFRFIQRNNGQPWDSSPYTTLKGNKKMSPFVCLAERA, translated from the coding sequence ATGGACAAAGTTGAAAAGCTTAGGGACATCGTGGCGAAAATGAAAGAAGTGAACGCCGCGGGGAATGTGGATCAGGCGAAATGGGATGAGCTTCAGAAGGAGGCGGCGCAGCTCAAGGCGGATATCGCGGCCGAAGAAGAGCGCCGCAGGTCGCTCGAAGAGCTCGACGGATTTGTAAACGAGGCGCCGGAGCCGGCTTCGGGACGTCCGGGCGTAAAGGCGCCGCTGACGCCCAAGGACAAGAACGAGCGCCCGTTCAACACGCTCGGCGAGCAGTTGCAGGCCGTGGCGCGCCTTTCCGGGCGCGAAGACGTGAATTACCCCGTCGACCAGGCCGAGAACCGCATGAAGGCGGTAAACGCCGCCGCCGGTGTATCGACTACGCTGTCGGGCGAGGTCGGATTCCTCATTCAGACGGATTTCGCGACGACTCTGCGAGAATCCGCCGTGGAAGAGGGGCAGCTCTCTTCGCGCGTCGACCGCCAGCCGATAGGGCCGAATTCCGACAGCTTCGAGTATATGGAGGCCAAGGACAAAGACCGCAGCAAGGGGCCCTGGGGCGGCGCTTTCGCCGTCTTCCGCAAGGGCGAGGCGGAGGAGATGACGGGCGGTAAGACGGCTGCTATGGAGCCGCGCGACGTCCGCCTGGAGGATATGTACGGGCTGCTGTACGTGACCAACCGTTCGCTGCGCGACGCGACGGCGCTGACGGCGCTGATCCAGCGCGGATACCGCGCGAACTTCGCCTTCAAGCTCGACGCGGAAATATACGAGGGCACGGGCGCGGGGCAGTGCCTCGGATTCATGAACAGCCCGGCGCTGGTGACTGTCGCCAAGGAATCGGGGCAGGCGGCGGATACCATCGTGAAGGAGAATATCCTGAAGATGTTCTATTCGATGCCGGCGAGGTATGTCCAGCGCGCGGTGTGGCTGGTGTCGCAGGTCGGAGTGCAGGAGGCCCTGCCGCTCCTGATGCTGGGGGACGTGCCGATCTATATTCCGCCGACGGGCCTGAGCGGTGGGCTGTACGGCACGCTGCTCGGCAGGCCGATAATCCCCTGCGAGCGCTGCCCGCAGATAGGGGATAAGGGCGATATCATTTTCGCCGACCTGAGCCAGTATCTGCTGATCGAGAAGGGCGCGACGGAGATCGAAACGTCGATCCATGTGAAGTTCGTGACGGACGAGACGGCTTTCCGCTTCATCCAGAGGAACAACGGGCAGCCGTGGGATTCGTCGCCGTATACGACGCTAAAAGGGAACAAGAAGATGAGCCCGTTCGTCTGTCTGGCGGAGAGGGCGTAA
- a CDS encoding DUF3168 domain-containing protein translates to MLINRIPMCTFQRAVYALLTAYQTTPVYDDVGDTETADVDYPCVSFGAYRCEPNGAKDVVIFDVTLDLEIWSNYEGKKEINEIADDLAAVYTSYGLDLSGDGFIAVAQGIESLEAFPEEEHGYHGTLTVAAKIQYRGR, encoded by the coding sequence ATGCTGATAAACCGTATCCCGATGTGTACGTTTCAGCGCGCGGTCTACGCGCTGCTGACGGCTTACCAGACGACGCCGGTCTATGACGACGTCGGCGATACCGAGACGGCGGATGTCGATTATCCCTGCGTCTCTTTCGGCGCCTACCGATGCGAGCCGAACGGGGCGAAGGATGTCGTTATCTTCGACGTCACGCTCGATCTCGAGATATGGTCGAATTATGAAGGTAAAAAAGAGATAAACGAAATAGCGGACGATTTGGCGGCGGTCTATACGTCATATGGGCTGGATTTATCCGGCGACGGGTTTATCGCCGTCGCGCAGGGCATCGAGTCGCTTGAAGCGTTTCCCGAGGAGGAGCACGGCTATCACGGGACGCTGACGGTCGCCGCCAAGATTCAGTATAGGGGGAGGTGA
- a CDS encoding terminase large subunit, whose amino-acid sequence MLQSGAGRPRENSLRWALRYIDTAINDKVPVCNWVKLAVRRHVDDLKTAGKRGYYFDEKEAERVLKFFSFLHHSKGEWAGKPFILSPWEQFVTYCLYGWRRKKDGLRRFRTSYLEVARKNGKSTYAAGNGIYLLDGDAEPGAEVYTVATKRDQAKIIFTEAQRMVRGSADLQKYITVNASNMYVADSMSKFEPLGSDKDTLDGLNVHGGIIDELHAHKTRDVYDLLETATGARRQPLIFSITTAGVNQNGICREKHNHTEKVLQGILPDDEFFGMIYTLDDGDDWEDEFNWMKPNPNLGVSVHVDDLRMKARRARHSPASLNPFLRLHMNVWTNAESVWITPDRWNETAGEVDAQALAGCECYGGLDLSTTTDISALTLTFPMPDGSYKNLYEFWIPKDRIEERVRRDRVPYDVWVRDGLIHATDGSVIDYDFIEHRILELSRLYRMRELAYDPYNATEITNHLIDNGIEMVVFRQGFVSVSPAAKQLEILIMSQKYHHGGNPVMNWMMSNVVIRQDPAGNIKLDKEKSREKIDGPVSAVMAIGRATAQGGKAPSVYELRGVVSI is encoded by the coding sequence ATGCTGCAATCAGGCGCGGGGCGTCCTCGTGAGAATTCCCTGCGCTGGGCGCTTCGCTATATAGATACAGCCATAAACGACAAGGTGCCGGTCTGTAACTGGGTGAAGCTCGCCGTCAGGCGTCACGTGGACGACCTGAAGACGGCGGGGAAGCGCGGTTATTATTTCGACGAGAAGGAAGCCGAACGGGTGCTGAAGTTCTTCTCTTTTCTGCACCACTCTAAAGGCGAGTGGGCGGGGAAGCCGTTCATCCTTTCGCCGTGGGAGCAGTTCGTGACTTACTGCCTCTACGGCTGGCGGCGAAAAAAGGACGGGCTGCGGCGTTTTCGCACGTCTTATCTTGAAGTTGCGCGCAAGAACGGCAAATCCACTTACGCGGCGGGGAACGGTATTTATCTGCTCGACGGCGACGCCGAGCCGGGCGCGGAGGTCTACACGGTCGCCACGAAACGCGACCAGGCGAAGATCATTTTCACGGAAGCGCAGCGCATGGTGCGAGGTTCGGCGGATCTGCAGAAATATATAACGGTCAACGCAAGCAATATGTACGTCGCAGATTCAATGTCGAAATTTGAGCCGCTGGGCTCGGACAAGGACACGCTGGACGGGCTGAACGTACACGGCGGGATAATCGACGAACTGCACGCGCACAAGACGCGGGACGTCTACGACCTGCTCGAAACGGCTACGGGCGCGCGGCGGCAGCCGCTTATCTTCTCCATCACGACCGCCGGCGTGAATCAGAACGGCATATGCAGGGAGAAGCATAACCATACGGAGAAGGTCTTGCAGGGGATTTTGCCGGACGATGAGTTTTTCGGCATGATATATACGCTGGACGACGGCGACGATTGGGAAGATGAATTTAATTGGATGAAGCCGAATCCGAATCTCGGCGTCTCCGTGCATGTCGACGACCTGCGCATGAAGGCGCGCAGGGCGAGGCATTCTCCGGCTTCGCTGAATCCGTTCCTGCGGCTGCATATGAACGTGTGGACGAACGCCGAAAGCGTCTGGATAACGCCGGACAGATGGAATGAGACGGCGGGCGAGGTCGACGCACAGGCGCTCGCGGGGTGCGAATGCTACGGGGGGCTCGACCTTTCGACGACGACGGATATTTCAGCGCTGACGCTGACGTTCCCTATGCCGGACGGCTCGTATAAAAATCTCTATGAGTTTTGGATACCGAAGGACCGCATCGAGGAGCGCGTGCGGCGCGACCGCGTGCCCTATGACGTATGGGTGCGCGACGGTCTGATCCATGCGACCGACGGGTCGGTGATCGACTATGACTTCATCGAGCACCGCATCCTCGAACTGTCGCGGCTCTATAGGATGCGCGAACTGGCCTATGACCCTTACAACGCGACTGAGATAACCAATCACCTGATAGACAACGGCATTGAAATGGTCGTTTTCAGGCAGGGGTTTGTGAGCGTTTCGCCGGCGGCGAAACAGCTGGAGATACTCATCATGTCGCAGAAGTATCATCACGGCGGCAATCCGGTGATGAACTGGATGATGAGCAACGTTGTCATCCGACAGGACCCGGCGGGCAACATAAAGCTCGACAAGGAAAAAAGCCGCGAGAAGATAGACGGCCCCGTCTCGGCGGTGATGGCGATAGGGCGCGCCACGGCGCAGGGCGGCAAGGCGCCCAGCGTTTATGAGCTTCGCGGCGTGGTCTCAATATAA
- a CDS encoding HNH endonuclease yields the protein MPKAAKKPCAFPGCGVLVEYNKRYCFAHKYYESDRQAESNRAYDRNRPERHRFYHSHEWQKIRQRFLARHPLCEMCLRDNRISAAVIADHIVEISDGGSPTDPANLQALCVFHHNQKTAAERKKRC from the coding sequence ATGCCGAAAGCGGCGAAGAAGCCCTGCGCTTTTCCAGGGTGCGGCGTGTTGGTCGAATACAACAAACGGTATTGCTTCGCGCATAAATATTACGAATCAGACCGGCAGGCGGAAAGCAACCGCGCATATGACCGCAACCGTCCGGAACGTCATCGTTTCTACCACTCTCACGAGTGGCAGAAGATACGCCAGCGTTTTCTCGCGCGGCATCCTCTCTGCGAGATGTGTCTGCGGGATAACCGGATCAGCGCCGCGGTCATAGCTGACCATATAGTGGAGATTTCAGACGGAGGATCGCCTACAGACCCTGCAAACCTTCAGGCTCTGTGTGTGTTCCACCACAATCAGAAGACAGCGGCGGAGCGGAAAAAGCGCTGTTAG
- a CDS encoding head-tail adaptor protein, with translation MNPGRRDRKIAIERPVSTQDDQGGRAKTWRTVCTAWGEFKRPRMNTAVVQGGVAAVIAQEIVIPACDVRPGYRVVYDTRIYRVLGVSADDRRYVTLVCEEVEHHAG, from the coding sequence ATGAACCCCGGGCGCCGCGACAGGAAGATAGCGATCGAGCGCCCCGTATCGACGCAGGACGATCAGGGCGGGCGCGCGAAGACGTGGCGGACCGTCTGCACGGCGTGGGGCGAATTCAAACGCCCGCGCATGAATACAGCGGTGGTGCAGGGCGGGGTCGCCGCCGTGATCGCGCAGGAGATAGTGATCCCCGCGTGCGACGTGCGCCCCGGGTATCGGGTGGTTTACGACACGAGGATATACCGCGTGCTCGGCGTGAGCGCCGACGACAGGCGCTATGTCACGCTCGTCTGCGAGGAGGTCGAGCATCATGCGGGTTGA
- a CDS encoding ATP-dependent Clp protease proteolytic subunit — translation MKRKFSIGAPLFLTPGDDLRNYVEDWLDEPKDVRRAAADDIDGAVVDAGVMTLRLNAYVTANMVQYFHAIENSYNSKIAGRCNEVRISLNTYGGTVADGFEIVDMVREWNARRDVKISMIGAGAVYSMGVPIMQAAARRYSYPNAEYLIHPVSAILYGTREQIEDGLTSVKNSEAAIVNLIAARSGMSAKEVSEMMRRDSYLTAEKALDLGLIDEIINLDDDGGEEDAAQADRRAQEMRALEIYLTEAM, via the coding sequence ATGAAGCGAAAGTTTTCGATCGGCGCGCCGCTTTTTCTCACGCCCGGCGACGACCTGCGGAATTACGTGGAAGATTGGCTCGATGAGCCGAAAGACGTGCGAAGGGCGGCCGCCGACGACATCGACGGCGCGGTGGTCGACGCGGGGGTGATGACGCTGAGGCTGAACGCCTATGTGACGGCCAATATGGTGCAGTATTTCCACGCGATAGAGAACAGTTACAACTCGAAGATCGCGGGCCGGTGCAATGAGGTCAGGATTTCCCTCAACACTTACGGCGGCACTGTGGCCGACGGTTTTGAGATCGTCGATATGGTGCGCGAATGGAACGCCAGACGCGACGTAAAGATATCGATGATCGGCGCGGGAGCCGTCTACAGCATGGGGGTCCCCATCATGCAGGCGGCGGCGAGGCGGTATTCGTATCCCAACGCCGAGTATCTGATTCATCCGGTGTCGGCGATTCTTTACGGGACCCGCGAGCAGATAGAGGACGGGCTGACGAGCGTGAAGAACAGCGAGGCGGCCATCGTCAATCTCATCGCCGCGCGATCCGGTATGTCGGCGAAAGAAGTCTCCGAGATGATGCGGCGCGATTCGTATCTCACGGCGGAGAAGGCGCTCGATCTGGGGCTGATCGACGAAATCATAAATCTCGACGACGACGGCGGCGAAGAAGACGCGGCGCAGGCTGATAGGCGCGCGCAGGAGATGCGGGCGCTGGAAATTTATCTTACGGAGGCAATGTAG
- a CDS encoding head-tail connector protein: MTEPITLAEAKSHLRVLYDDEDAYIEMLIAAAREYAENYQNRVYVERTDVNGNPVEAEAMPAMEKAACLLLIGHWFEHRETVNIGSTATEVPLSATMILNLRRNLPI, translated from the coding sequence ATGACGGAGCCGATAACGCTCGCGGAGGCGAAGAGCCATCTGCGCGTGCTGTATGACGACGAGGATGCGTATATCGAGATGCTGATAGCGGCGGCCAGGGAATATGCGGAAAATTATCAGAACCGCGTGTACGTCGAACGGACTGACGTCAATGGCAATCCCGTTGAGGCGGAGGCTATGCCGGCGATGGAGAAAGCGGCCTGCCTGCTGCTCATCGGTCACTGGTTCGAACACAGGGAAACGGTGAATATAGGGAGCACAGCGACGGAAGTTCCGTTAAGCGCCACCATGATACTCAACCTGCGAAGGAATCTGCCGATATGA
- a CDS encoding Clp protease/crotonase-like domain-containing protein: MKRYIITEKQLDELKKLLERYEEGLPTRYCGGSAVDDLEAAQDLIDEMEESVEKDWNSLFETWRDLKFLIEDVEGQEERK, encoded by the coding sequence ATGAAACGCTACATAATAACTGAGAAGCAGCTCGACGAGCTGAAAAAGCTGCTGGAAAGGTACGAGGAGGGGTTGCCGACAAGGTATTGCGGTGGGAGCGCTGTTGATGACCTTGAGGCGGCGCAGGATTTGATCGACGAGATGGAGGAGTCTGTCGAAAAGGATTGGAACAGTCTTTTTGAGACGTGGCGCGATCTTAAATTCTTGATCGAGGACGTCGAGGGGCAGGAGGAAAGAAAATGA
- a CDS encoding tyrosine-type recombinase/integrase: MKLVQPIRKIAQIKRMKEIASVRPRDLCLLEMGFHTGLRVQDLLSLRISDVARKIGGKWQVARSYVVNEQKTRKGKQVEIVKSARAAIERQLDALDACGMAAAGGWLFPSPYRRGSKPLSRRQAGRLIKAIAMRAGVTEPVACHSLRKSFGYHAFRSGVDIMYLKEIFNHSDIAVTKRYIGITQDELNSVYQRIGAIMA; the protein is encoded by the coding sequence TTGAAGTTAGTCCAGCCGATACGAAAGATCGCGCAGATAAAGCGCATGAAAGAAATAGCCTCGGTGCGGCCGAGGGACCTCTGTCTGCTGGAAATGGGTTTTCATACAGGGCTGCGCGTGCAGGACCTTCTTTCGCTCCGCATCTCGGATGTGGCACGGAAGATCGGCGGCAAGTGGCAGGTGGCACGCTCCTATGTCGTGAACGAACAGAAGACGCGCAAAGGAAAGCAAGTAGAAATCGTCAAGTCGGCGCGCGCCGCGATAGAGCGTCAGCTTGACGCGCTCGACGCCTGCGGCATGGCGGCGGCCGGGGGATGGCTCTTCCCGTCTCCATATAGGCGGGGGAGCAAACCGTTGTCGCGCCGACAGGCGGGAAGGTTGATAAAGGCAATCGCCATGCGAGCCGGCGTCACGGAGCCCGTCGCATGCCACTCGCTGCGCAAGAGCTTCGGATACCACGCGTTTCGCTCCGGTGTTGACATTATGTATCTAAAAGAGATTTTCAACCACTCCGATATCGCCGTCACAAAACGCTATATCGGGATAACTCAAGATGAACTAAACTCGGTCTACCAGCGGATCGGCGCGATAATGGCCTGA
- a CDS encoding phage terminase small subunit P27 family codes for MATRGRKPKPEAIKKLGGRSHKKKEPPLVELPMDALTDAGDLAMPGEKELWASLVEAGVAKKSDRQAFVRYIDMISVYVKARSDVEERGAVLDVGTKNERNNPSWRIMRQAQTELLKLEVEFGLTPSAKQRVMKALLCDNKTGGDGGYAAIRRGASS; via the coding sequence ATGGCGACAAGGGGTAGGAAGCCGAAACCGGAGGCGATAAAGAAGCTCGGCGGCAGAAGCCATAAGAAGAAGGAGCCGCCGCTCGTCGAGCTGCCGATGGACGCTCTTACGGACGCCGGCGACTTGGCGATGCCGGGCGAAAAAGAGCTTTGGGCGAGCCTCGTCGAAGCGGGCGTGGCGAAGAAGAGCGACAGACAGGCGTTTGTGCGCTACATAGATATGATTTCGGTCTACGTGAAAGCCCGCAGTGACGTCGAGGAGCGCGGGGCGGTCTTGGACGTAGGCACGAAAAACGAGAGGAATAACCCTTCGTGGCGGATCATGCGGCAGGCGCAGACGGAGCTGCTTAAGCTCGAGGTGGAGTTCGGGCTTACGCCCTCGGCGAAACAACGCGTAATGAAGGCGCTGCTCTGCGACAACAAAACGGGAGGCGACGGCGGCTATGCTGCAATCAGGCGCGGGGCGTCCTCGTGA
- a CDS encoding helix-turn-helix domain-containing protein encodes MPEVNEKTMTPEETTLHIQDTRDFWFATVDICVLRDKTLSFNAKGVYAVLVAFVDIGTREWALKTETLAAECGVSRRTVMYALKELEEHGYIKRNRRFADGHQIASMYKIIGHKAECNICTQQEQKQPEQPECKICTQQGAKYAHQLQEPESNNTLPTVMEADASEAEPEDIGLIEKIPLVMRPTAEYLLLKTGRKSLIPSEVGSLMALEKIHLPARIQQEINTAVKRFNARGRPLSGITADYLYESLRRQNSRVARKKAPPDNSAALTQAQQEEAEHDKYLFEKFGKGVEQIE; translated from the coding sequence ATGCCTGAAGTGAACGAAAAAACAATGACCCCGGAAGAAACCACTTTACACATACAGGACACTCGCGATTTCTGGTTTGCGACCGTAGATATCTGCGTACTGCGCGACAAAACACTTTCCTTCAACGCCAAAGGTGTCTATGCCGTACTTGTCGCCTTTGTGGATATCGGTACCAGAGAATGGGCGCTCAAAACCGAAACACTCGCGGCGGAGTGCGGCGTCAGCCGCCGCACGGTGATGTACGCGCTCAAAGAACTTGAAGAGCACGGGTACATCAAACGTAATCGACGTTTTGCTGACGGACATCAGATTGCTTCAATGTATAAAATTATCGGACATAAGGCAGAGTGCAATATTTGCACCCAGCAGGAGCAGAAGCAGCCCGAACAACCAGAGTGCAAAATATGCACTCAGCAGGGTGCAAAATATGCACACCAATTACAAGAACCAGAATCAAATAATACATTACCTACGGTAATGGAGGCTGACGCCTCCGAAGCCGAGCCGGAGGATATCGGACTCATCGAAAAAATCCCTTTGGTGATGCGCCCAACGGCGGAATATTTATTGCTCAAAACGGGACGCAAGAGCCTGATACCCTCGGAGGTGGGTTCGCTGATGGCGCTTGAAAAAATACATCTGCCCGCGCGTATCCAGCAGGAAATCAATACCGCCGTGAAGCGGTTTAACGCGCGAGGGCGTCCACTGTCGGGCATCACCGCGGATTATCTTTACGAATCGCTTCGGCGCCAGAACTCGCGTGTGGCAAGAAAAAAGGCTCCGCCGGACAACAGCGCGGCACTGACGCAGGCGCAACAGGAGGAAGCCGAGCACGACAAGTACCTGTTTGAAAAATTCGGAAAGGGAGTCGAGCAAATTGAGTGA
- a CDS encoding DUF3850 domain-containing protein, with translation MQQTHHLKLDKYYWDAVKSGDKPFEVRKNDRGFQKGDVLCFHKYDCSEPNNARHLTFMIGGGDKCVNVIFTVIGPFTLKHISP, from the coding sequence ATGCAGCAGACACATCACTTGAAGCTTGATAAATACTACTGGGACGCAGTCAAGAGCGGCGACAAGCCTTTTGAGGTGCGCAAGAACGACAGAGGCTTTCAGAAAGGCGACGTCTTGTGCTTCCACAAATACGACTGTTCTGAGCCGAACAATGCCCGGCATTTGACTTTTATGATTGGAGGCGGCGATAAATGTGTAAACGTTATCTTTACCGTAATCGGACCCTTTACGTTAAAGCATATCAGTCCGTGA
- a CDS encoding ATP-binding protein, with protein MSEYAKKLEILEWVRQSCPQASMCDIPDNTIELEIAMEQKDCYQHCPGISGCKHHGYIYLPVLYPYSASRPPYYKTACTPCKVRIMAEKKAAIETYVKNCGIPDLFKHATFENFTTIRRTPKIGLAKSIAQDCVAQELALTLMGTPGTGKTHLAAAMVHAWLAKGKSAIFIPVVALLDEIRRGYGPYSPLPKIEDAIKSTDFVALDDLGAQKDNDWVTERLWELIDQRYRERKPITITSNAVSKDHLVIIAGERGPQIVSRLTDQTFGHYIVLEDIDYRSLKRQDR; from the coding sequence TTGAGTGAATACGCTAAAAAACTTGAAATACTTGAATGGGTGCGGCAGTCTTGCCCTCAAGCCTCTATGTGTGATATCCCTGACAATACGATAGAGCTTGAAATCGCAATGGAGCAAAAAGACTGCTATCAGCATTGCCCCGGCATCTCCGGTTGCAAACATCACGGGTATATTTATCTGCCAGTGCTATACCCTTACTCCGCGTCGCGCCCGCCGTACTACAAGACTGCCTGCACTCCCTGCAAAGTTCGAATCATGGCTGAAAAGAAAGCGGCGATCGAAACCTACGTAAAAAACTGTGGGATACCGGATCTATTTAAGCATGCGACATTTGAGAATTTCACCACCATACGGCGCACGCCTAAAATCGGGCTGGCAAAGTCAATAGCTCAAGACTGCGTGGCGCAGGAGCTCGCCCTCACCCTCATGGGTACGCCCGGCACCGGCAAGACGCATCTTGCCGCAGCAATGGTTCACGCGTGGCTCGCCAAGGGAAAGTCGGCGATATTTATCCCCGTTGTGGCTCTGCTGGACGAAATAAGGCGTGGGTATGGCCCCTACTCTCCGCTGCCAAAAATCGAGGACGCCATAAAAAGCACGGACTTTGTCGCCCTCGACGACCTCGGCGCACAGAAAGACAACGATTGGGTAACAGAGCGCCTTTGGGAGCTTATTGACCAGCGTTACCGGGAACGCAAGCCAATCACGATTACATCCAACGCTGTGAGCAAAGATCATCTCGTAATAATAGCCGGCGAACGCGGACCTCAGATTGTAAGCCGCCTGACCGATCAGACTTTCGGGCACTACATTGTGCTGGAAGACATCGATTATCGCAGCCTTAAGCGGCAGGATCGCTAA